GGCCAGCAGCAGGCACAGGGTGAATGGGAGCGCGAGACGGCCGCGAGACGTCATCCCTTTGTCCCCTCCTTCCGTGGGGCCAGGCGAGGCATGCGACGGCGGGCCAGGAGAAGCGAGGCCCCGGCAAGGGCGGCCAGGGAGAAGGCCAGCGTCATCCTGCCGCCGGGCGTCACCAGCAGGACCTTCGCCAGGGTGGAGAGCAGGAAGTACACTTCACCGAGGATGAAGCGGCCAACGTCCATCACCAGCCGGAAGAAGGCGAGGACGAAGCGGAACCCGTTGAGCACCAGCGTGACCCCGTCGGCGAAGAGCCGGTTGAAACGGATGGCCACCGTCTCGCCCCCCGCCCCGGCCGGGCTCCCCAGAACATAGAAGGAGAGGGAGAGGACGCCGAGGGTGATGACGGCGGCAGCCGCCAGGATCTTCTCCCGGGCCGTGGACAGGAAGGTGCGGTAGGGCGAAGGAATGGCCTCCATGACCCGGAGGGAGAAACCTTCCGGGACGGGAATGGACGCGGCGTGGTTCAGCGCCGCACGGACGACCCGGTGATGGTCGAGGAGCCGGCGGCATTCCTCGCACTGGCTGAAATGGCACTCGAGCCGGAGCATGTCGGCTTCCGGCAGTTCGTTTTCCGTGTAGAGGATGATGTCGAGTTCGTTGCAGTTCGGGTCCATCAGATGACTCCTTCCAGCTTCTTCCGCAGCATCTCGCGCCCCCGGAAGATCCGGTTCTTGACCGTCCCGATCGGGATGCCGCAGAGGTCGGCGATCTCGATGTAGGAACACTCGTTGATGTGGCGAAGCGTGATCACCTCCCGGTACTCGGTGGGAAGCGACTCGACGGCCTCGCTGAACTTCACCGCGAATTCCCGGCTCTGAACGCGTTCCTCCGGGGTGTCGTCCATGGAAGGGACCTGGAGCGGGACTTCCGCACCGCCGGCCCCGCGCAGCGGCTCGTCCAGCGACCGCTCGAACCCTTGCCGCTTCCGGAGGGCGTCGATGGCCGCGTTCCGGGCAATCCGGTAGAGCCACGTGGAGAACCGGTAGGAACTGTCGTACTTGTCCAGCGCGTAGTACGCTTTTACAAAGACCTCCTGGGCGATGTCCATGGCCTCGTCGACGTTCTGCACGAGACGGAAGATGTAGTTGATGATGGGCTTCTCGTAGCGCCGCACCAGTTCCTCGTAGGCCTCGGTGTCCCCCGCGAGCAGCCGGTTGATAACGTGCAGTTCCTGCTCGTGCAAATCGCCTACGTTCACGGCGTATACGCGACCCCTCTCGTCAATGTTTCACACCGGATCATGGAATTTTACCCGTCCCCGCACCAGGGTGGCCCGGACCCGGCCCATCAGCACCATCCCGTGGAAGGGGGTGTTGCGCGACCGGCTGACGAACGCGTTTCGGTCCACCGTCACCCTGCCTTCAAGGTCCAGGACCGTGACGTGGGCGGCGCTCCCCGGCCCCAGGCCGCGGGCCTCGAGGCCCAGGATCTCGGCCGGGCGGACGGCCAGCGCCCGGACAAGGGCCGTCGGGCCGAGAACACCCGTTCGGGCCAGGCGGTCCAGGCAGAGGCTGACGGCCGTCTCCAGGCCTACGATCCCGAAGGGCGCTTTCAGGAAACCCTGCCCTTTCTCCTCCGCGGCATGGGGGGCGTGGTCCGTGGCGATCACCTCGATGACCCCGTCGCGCAGCGCGTCCAGAAGCGCATGCTGATCGTGGACGGACCGGAGAGGAGGGTTCATCTTGTAATCGGGGTCCGGTTCCCTGAGGTGATCGACCGACAGGACGAAGTGGTGGGGACAGACTTCGGCGCTGACCGGCGCGCCCCAGCGTTTTGCCAGTCGGAGCAGATCCACCCCGCGGGCGGTCGAAAGGTGGCAGAGGTGAACGGGACAACCCGTCTGGGCGGCAAGCAGGAGGTCCCGGGCCACGTGGATTTCCTCCGCGAGAGGGGAGAGCCCCGGCAATCCCCAGGCGTCCGCCCGTCGCCCCGGTTGCATCACCCCGCCCGCCGTCAGGGTCGGGTCCTCGCAGTGGTCGAGCACCGCGACCCCGAGCCGGCGTGCTTCCCGAAGGGCTGCCGCCATGACGCCGGCCTTCTCCACCGGAGCGCCGTCGTTGGAAAAAGCCCGGCACCCCAGGCGGACCAGTTCGTCCATGGGCACGAGTTCGTCGGGGGCCTCGGCGCGGGTGACCCGGCAGACGGGGACCAGCTCCGCCGCGTCCGCCTCCTCCGCCCGAGTCACGACGAAGCGCAGGACCTCGGGGCTGTCGCACGGGGGAAGGGTGTTGGGCATGGCGGCGACGGCGGTGAACCCGCCCCGGACCGCGGCCGCGAGCCCGGAGGCGATGGTTTCCTTGTGCGTCTGCCCGGGCTCGCGCAGGTGGGTGTGGAGGTCGACGAAGCCGGGACAGACCCAGCAGCCGTCCACCCGAAGCAAGTCGCCCGCGGGGGTCGCCCGGCGGGTCAGATCGACAATCCGCCCGCCGCGAATCACCAGGTTCCGGCGAAGGGGCTTTCCAAGGGCGGGATCGATCAGCACACCCCCGGAGACCAGGAGTTCCCGGGACGTGGCCCCGCCACCGGGGTTCCCGCGAACACGCTTGTCTTTCCCCACTTTTTCCAAAACGGTTTCCCTCGATCGCTTGAGTACGTTCCCGGAGAATTCCGAGCCGCTGCGGGCCAATCGAACCTCCCCTCCACGTCGCAATGCGCAAGAGGCAATTCTAACAGAACGCGGGCTTCCTGCAACCTCTTTCGAGATCCCTGCGGGACGATGACGGCATGCGCCACCTGGCGGCGCCGCTGGAGCAAGCCCTTGGGGAGGGTGACCACCACCGTCCCGCCGAGCCCAACCCCAGGGCCTCGCCGCTCGGCGGCGATTTAACCCGCGGGCGGGATTGGGAAATTGAAGCCGCCGGAGAGTGCCCCCCTGTCATCGGGGAAAAGGACCAAATGACCCAAAGGACCAAAAGGACACAAAAGACCGCCCGGAGCCGCTGTCCATCAGGTCCCTTTGGTCCTTTGGGTCCCTTTGTCCTCTAATGGCAGATCGCCTTAATTCGCGGGGTTTCGTCAAGGCACAACGGGGAAAGCGCCGCCGCGC
This Acidobacteriota bacterium DNA region includes the following protein-coding sequences:
- a CDS encoding dihydroorotase, whose amino-acid sequence is MARSGSEFSGNVLKRSRETVLEKVGKDKRVRGNPGGGATSRELLVSGGVLIDPALGKPLRRNLVIRGGRIVDLTRRATPAGDLLRVDGCWVCPGFVDLHTHLREPGQTHKETIASGLAAAVRGGFTAVAAMPNTLPPCDSPEVLRFVVTRAEEADAAELVPVCRVTRAEAPDELVPMDELVRLGCRAFSNDGAPVEKAGVMAAALREARRLGVAVLDHCEDPTLTAGGVMQPGRRADAWGLPGLSPLAEEIHVARDLLLAAQTGCPVHLCHLSTARGVDLLRLAKRWGAPVSAEVCPHHFVLSVDHLREPDPDYKMNPPLRSVHDQHALLDALRDGVIEVIATDHAPHAAEEKGQGFLKAPFGIVGLETAVSLCLDRLARTGVLGPTALVRALAVRPAEILGLEARGLGPGSAAHVTVLDLEGRVTVDRNAFVSRSRNTPFHGMVLMGRVRATLVRGRVKFHDPV
- a CDS encoding sigma-70 family RNA polymerase sigma factor is translated as MNVGDLHEQELHVINRLLAGDTEAYEELVRRYEKPIINYIFRLVQNVDEAMDIAQEVFVKAYYALDKYDSSYRFSTWLYRIARNAAIDALRKRQGFERSLDEPLRGAGGAEVPLQVPSMDDTPEERVQSREFAVKFSEAVESLPTEYREVITLRHINECSYIEIADLCGIPIGTVKNRIFRGREMLRKKLEGVI